The following coding sequences are from one Dehalococcoidia bacterium window:
- a CDS encoding ABC transporter permease: MMASLKHDSYDTYLSWRFELTKHRKRKRLLIVAALAIIVPLLFYISPADTARDFASNSLIFLTFLVILSGAMFTGDAISGEFEKKTALLLFPTPQRRTAIFTGKYLAALTATLMTVSIYYLIVTVQIVHLFGAGEIPGQLGKSYVTATLYSCSVVSIIYFFSSLFKKTLPSTLIGFFFLFMILPILAGILYSLDVNPWFMVTWPSQLITEVLDAANNGSSEGDKFKPHFGTGIAVMIVYAIAFFAAGTRIAGRKDMD, from the coding sequence ATGATGGCGTCGCTCAAGCATGACTCTTACGATACCTACCTTTCGTGGCGATTCGAGCTCACCAAACACCGGAAGCGCAAGAGGCTTTTGATTGTGGCCGCGCTGGCCATTATCGTGCCGCTTCTTTTCTATATCAGCCCGGCCGATACCGCCAGGGATTTTGCCTCCAACAGTCTGATATTCTTGACCTTTCTGGTGATCCTTTCCGGGGCCATGTTCACCGGCGATGCCATATCGGGGGAGTTTGAGAAGAAGACCGCATTGCTGCTATTTCCCACACCACAGAGGCGCACAGCGATCTTCACCGGGAAATATCTGGCAGCCCTCACTGCTACGCTGATGACCGTCTCCATTTATTATCTGATCGTGACGGTGCAGATTGTCCATCTCTTTGGCGCAGGCGAAATCCCCGGACAACTGGGCAAATCGTATGTTACAGCAACCCTTTATTCATGCAGCGTAGTGAGCATCATCTACTTTTTTAGCAGCCTCTTCAAGAAGACCTTGCCATCCACACTGATCGGCTTTTTCTTCCTCTTCATGATTCTGCCCATCCTCGCCGGGATTCTGTACAGCCTGGATGTGAATCCGTGGTTCATGGTGACATGGCCGTCACAACTCATCACGGAGGTCCTAGATGCAGCCAACAACGGGAGTTCTGAAGGGGATAAGTTCAAGCCGCATTTTGGTACCGGTATTGCAGTGATGATTGTTTACGCCATCGCTTTCTTCGCTGCCGGAACCAGAATTGCCGGTCGGAAGGATATGGACTGA
- a CDS encoding endonuclease III yields the protein MNVSEVNWLLASAYGDRPWQPHHDPLSELVATILSQNTSDVNSHRAYDLLLGAFGDWETVAAADVADIERAIRSGGLSRVKATRIKDILQKILEERGSLNLAFLDQLPIDEAKVWLRKLPGVGPKTVGCVLLFSLGKPVLPVDTHVYRVSRRLGLIPVKISVEQAHQVLEAMVPPADVYQFHMNMVQHGRQVCKSQRPKCSICVLRGVCAWNGSDSKN from the coding sequence GTGAATGTCTCAGAGGTGAATTGGCTGTTGGCCTCGGCGTATGGGGATCGGCCATGGCAGCCTCACCACGACCCGCTTTCGGAATTGGTGGCCACGATTCTTTCGCAGAACACTTCCGATGTGAATTCGCATCGGGCATATGATTTGTTGCTGGGTGCATTTGGGGATTGGGAAACAGTTGCCGCGGCGGATGTGGCCGATATCGAGCGGGCGATCCGATCGGGAGGGCTCTCAAGAGTCAAAGCAACCCGGATCAAAGATATCCTTCAAAAAATTCTGGAGGAGCGCGGCTCGCTGAACCTGGCTTTCCTGGATCAGCTGCCGATTGATGAAGCTAAAGTATGGCTGCGGAAGTTGCCCGGAGTCGGGCCGAAGACGGTGGGATGCGTGCTCCTGTTTTCTCTGGGCAAGCCGGTTCTTCCTGTGGATACGCACGTCTATCGCGTTTCCCGGCGGCTGGGGCTGATCCCTGTTAAAATCAGTGTGGAACAGGCGCATCAAGTGCTGGAGGCCATGGTTCCGCCGGCAGATGTTTACCAGTTTCACATGAACATGGTCCAGCATGGTCGGCAGGTCTGCAAATCGCAGCGGCCTAAGTGTTCGATCTGCGTTTTGAGAGGAGTGTGTGCTTGGAACGGGAGCGATTCGAAGAACTAG
- a CDS encoding metallopeptidase family protein gives MCLERERFEELVEQAVEGLPEEFQERLENLAIMVEDWPTSEQLREAGIGRRQDLLGLYEGVPFPHRGSGYNMVLPDRITIFQRPIELHYSSDESTIKKIQDTVRHEIAHYFGISDERLREIGRY, from the coding sequence GTGTGCTTGGAACGGGAGCGATTCGAAGAACTAGTTGAACAGGCGGTGGAGGGTTTGCCGGAAGAATTCCAGGAGCGACTGGAAAACCTCGCTATTATGGTGGAGGACTGGCCCACCTCGGAGCAATTGAGAGAGGCAGGAATCGGCCGTCGGCAGGATCTGCTGGGACTCTATGAAGGAGTGCCTTTCCCCCATCGGGGGAGCGGCTATAACATGGTTTTGCCGGACCGGATCACCATCTTTCAGAGACCCATCGAGTTGCATTATTCCTCCGATGAGAGTACCATCAAAAAAATTCAGGACACGGTGCGCCATGAGATCGCCCATTATTTCGGCATCAGCGATGAAAGGCTCCGGGAGATCGGGAGATATTGA
- a CDS encoding ABC transporter ATP-binding protein, with protein MEYAIQTDNLVKRYGNGFTALNGVSIKIKKGEVVGYLGPNGAGKTTTIKVLTKLIRPTSGQAFVNGLDVTRSPQEVLGRVGALIEVPGIYEYLTPYEMLTYFGRVYRFDKKDIDRRITETLQRVKLSDWTHKKVGSFSTGMHRRLAIAKAVFHRPEVLLLDEPVMGLDPIGIRDIRELIRQFQSEGMTVFLSSHLLGEVAEVCNSVIFLDKGKVVRSEAIGDIAGRRESKAVKVEFSRPLSNEEIGGIRAIPSVHNLEVTDQTIRIHFDGQMPTSYQILRELVAMNLEIISYNPDSLGLEDYYISLMGKEKGVQ; from the coding sequence GTGGAATATGCAATTCAAACGGATAATCTGGTGAAACGCTATGGGAATGGCTTCACCGCGCTCAATGGCGTTTCGATCAAGATCAAAAAAGGAGAGGTGGTGGGATACCTTGGGCCGAACGGGGCAGGGAAAACGACCACCATCAAAGTCCTCACCAAGCTGATCAGGCCCACTTCGGGACAAGCATTCGTCAACGGTCTCGATGTCACCCGGTCGCCGCAAGAAGTCCTGGGAAGAGTGGGCGCGTTGATCGAGGTCCCCGGCATTTATGAATATCTTACCCCATACGAGATGCTGACCTATTTCGGCAGGGTCTATCGCTTTGATAAGAAGGATATCGATCGGCGAATCACGGAGACCCTGCAGAGGGTGAAGCTATCGGACTGGACGCACAAGAAAGTCGGCTCCTTCAGCACCGGGATGCATCGCAGACTGGCCATTGCCAAGGCGGTGTTCCATCGACCGGAGGTCCTTTTGCTGGATGAGCCGGTGATGGGATTGGACCCCATCGGGATCAGGGATATCCGCGAGCTGATCCGTCAGTTTCAAAGCGAGGGCATGACCGTTTTCCTGAGTTCCCATCTTCTGGGAGAGGTTGCCGAAGTTTGCAACAGCGTCATCTTTCTGGACAAGGGAAAGGTGGTCAGGTCTGAAGCGATAGGGGATATCGCCGGTCGAAGGGAATCGAAGGCCGTCAAGGTGGAGTTCTCCCGGCCTCTTTCGAACGAGGAAATCGGGGGCATCAGAGCCATTCCCTCAGTGCACAATCTCGAAGTCACCGATCAGACGATCCGAATCCATTTCGATGGCCAAATGCCGACCAGCTATCAGATACTGCGGGAGTTGGTGGCCATGAATCTGGAGATCATCTCCTACAATCCCGATAGCCTGGGACTCGAAGACTACTACATTTCCCTGATGGGAAAGGAAAAGGGAGTGCAATGA
- a CDS encoding histidine phosphatase family protein — MRIILLRHGRTEWNEQKRFSGRADIPLDETGIEQVKAVAERLASSDAAAIYSSPLRRALMTARPIADRIGLAIQPLDQLTDIDCGTWQGLSTDQARAQDGDLYRRWLESPHQIRFPHGESFPEVRERVTGVAKRLLDEHSDQTVIMVSHVVVCRILVCIVLGLDDSHFWQIGQDVCAVNTITAREGRFMLNSLNDTGHLKGLG; from the coding sequence ATGCGTATCATTCTTTTGCGACACGGGCGGACGGAATGGAATGAGCAGAAGCGATTTTCCGGGAGGGCCGACATCCCTCTGGATGAAACTGGCATCGAACAGGTCAAAGCAGTAGCAGAAAGGCTTGCGAGTTCTGATGCAGCGGCCATCTATTCCAGCCCTTTGAGAAGAGCCCTGATGACTGCCCGGCCTATCGCTGATCGAATCGGCCTGGCCATTCAACCCCTGGACCAGCTCACGGATATCGACTGCGGCACATGGCAAGGGCTTTCGACAGATCAAGCACGCGCACAGGATGGCGATTTGTATCGTCGGTGGCTGGAGTCTCCTCATCAGATCAGATTCCCCCACGGTGAGAGTTTTCCGGAAGTCCGCGAGAGGGTCACCGGCGTAGCGAAGAGACTGCTGGATGAGCATTCCGATCAGACGGTAATCATGGTCTCCCATGTAGTAGTGTGCCGGATACTGGTTTGCATTGTTCTGGGGCTGGATGATTCGCACTTCTGGCAAATTGGTCAGGATGTCTGCGCCGTCAATACCATCACCGCCAGAGAAGGTCGGTTTATGCTCAATTCGCTCAATGATACCGGTCATCTGAAGGGTCTGGGGTAA